One Thermodesulfobacteriota bacterium DNA window includes the following coding sequences:
- a CDS encoding ATP-binding cassette domain-containing protein, whose amino-acid sequence MSEGQSFLQVQELKKYFYRQRLFSSDGEPVRAVDGVSFYIQKGETLGLVGESGCGKTTAGKALLRLIEPTAGKVLFKGRDILRLGREELRRLRPYMQFIFQDPYESLNPRMKVGEIVGEGLEVHRIATGKEKAERVSEVLRQVGLHPGDAMRYPHEFSGGQRQRIGIARAISLHPELIVADEPVSALDVSIQAQILNLLMDLRDQLGLTYLFISHDLRIVKHVSDRIAVMYLGKIVEMAEGDELFRHPLHPYTQILLQAIPKLDPKKRGGERPLSEESRPADQNKGCLFQPRCPHSKERCLTEEPILLDHGVGHLVACHFPL is encoded by the coding sequence ATGTCCGAAGGCCAAAGCTTCCTCCAAGTCCAGGAGTTAAAAAAGTACTTCTACCGGCAGAGGCTCTTCTCCTCCGATGGAGAGCCTGTCCGGGCGGTGGACGGGGTCTCCTTCTATATCCAAAAGGGAGAGACCCTCGGCCTGGTGGGTGAGAGCGGTTGCGGAAAGACGACCGCTGGCAAGGCCCTCCTGAGGTTGATCGAGCCGACCGCAGGCAAGGTCCTCTTCAAGGGGAGGGATATCCTCCGCCTCGGCCGGGAGGAGCTCCGGAGGTTGAGACCGTATATGCAGTTCATCTTCCAGGACCCCTATGAGTCGCTCAACCCGAGGATGAAGGTGGGCGAGATCGTGGGCGAAGGCCTCGAGGTCCACCGGATCGCCACGGGAAAAGAGAAGGCCGAAAGGGTCTCAGAGGTCCTCAGGCAGGTCGGCCTCCATCCAGGGGATGCGATGCGCTATCCCCACGAGTTCAGCGGCGGCCAGCGCCAGCGGATCGGCATCGCAAGGGCCATCTCCCTCCATCCCGAACTGATCGTCGCCGACGAACCCGTCTCGGCCCTTGACGTTTCCATCCAGGCCCAGATCCTCAACCTCCTGATGGACCTAAGGGACCAACTGGGCCTCACCTACCTCTTCATCTCCCATGACCTCCGGATCGTCAAACATGTGAGCGATCGAATCGCCGTGATGTACCTGGGAAAGATCGTGGAGATGGCCGAAGGAGACGAGCTCTTCCGACACCCCCTCCACCCCTACACCCAGATCCTGCTCCAAGCGATCCCGAAGCTCGACCCGAAAAAGCGGGGTGGGGAGAGGCCCCTGAGCGAGGAATCAAGACCCGCGGATCAGAACAAGGGATGCCTCTTCCAGCCCAGATGCCCCCACTCTAAGGAGAGGTGTCTCACCGAGGAGCCCATCCTCCTTGACCACGGCGTGGGCCACCTCGTGGCCTGCCACTTTCCCCTTTAA
- a CDS encoding ABC transporter permease gives MTRYLIRRLFYTFITLVGISLISWVIITQAPGSPIALTLDPKVSPKIIEQMEKNYDLDKPIYLQYFLWLKRLFTGQLYSFKDGRPVLEKIGEKIGNTLLLNVVSILIIFSLAIPLGVFSARKRYSFLDNLGTFGAYLGISIPGFWLAYLLILATVKLFGYPVLGMRSFVTEDLSTLEVVLDRLWHLMLPSILLSIGGIAALSRYTRSSMLEVVRQDYIRTAKAKGLPEEEVYYKHALRNALLPIVTLFGFLIPGLIGGSIIMETVFAWPGIGRLAYQSVLARDYPVVMTINTITAVLVLLGNFIADMLYAIVDPRIRYQ, from the coding sequence ATGACCCGGTATCTCATCCGACGCCTTTTTTATACCTTCATCACCCTGGTCGGAATCAGCCTCATCTCCTGGGTGATCATTACCCAGGCCCCGGGAAGCCCGATCGCCCTCACCCTCGACCCGAAGGTCTCTCCCAAGATCATCGAGCAGATGGAGAAGAACTACGACCTCGACAAGCCGATCTACCTCCAGTACTTCCTCTGGCTCAAGCGCCTCTTCACCGGTCAGCTCTACTCCTTCAAGGACGGAAGGCCTGTGCTGGAGAAGATCGGCGAAAAGATCGGAAACACCCTCCTCCTTAACGTCGTCTCCATCCTCATCATCTTCTCCCTGGCGATTCCCCTCGGGGTCTTCTCGGCCCGCAAGAGGTACTCCTTCCTCGACAATCTGGGCACCTTCGGGGCCTACCTCGGGATCTCCATCCCTGGGTTCTGGCTCGCCTACCTCCTCATCCTCGCCACGGTCAAGCTCTTCGGCTACCCCGTCCTCGGGATGAGGTCTTTCGTGACCGAGGACCTGAGCACCCTGGAGGTGGTGCTCGACCGTCTCTGGCACCTCATGCTTCCATCGATCCTCCTCTCCATCGGAGGGATCGCCGCCCTCTCCCGTTACACCCGCTCCAGCATGCTGGAGGTCGTCCGGCAGGATTACATCCGGACCGCCAAGGCCAAGGGGTTACCCGAGGAGGAGGTCTATTATAAACACGCCCTGAGAAACGCCCTCCTCCCCATCGTTACCCTCTTCGGTTTCCTCATTCCCGGCCTCATCGGAGGGTCGATCATCATGGAGACGGTCTTTGCCTGGCCCGGGATCGGGAGGCTGGCCTATCAGTCGGTCCTCGCCAGGGACTACCCCGTGGTGATGACGATCAACACGATCACCGCCGTCCTCGTCCTTCTGGGAAATTTTATTGCCGACATGCTCTACGCCATCGTCGATCCGAGGATCAGGTATCAGTGA
- a CDS encoding septal ring lytic transglycosylase RlpA family protein, with product MAFLLVPLACLLACVPKQRVAIGPRPIAPFEGQEVRREPPKEEKAPEVQIERPARIERRESLNVQYGIASWYGGEFHGRPTSSGEVYDMFQLTCAHNTLPLGTMVMVTNLENGRSVELRVNDRGPFVKERILDVSYAAARILGMWAKGTAYVKVEWVGPGLEELIERFHVQVGSFIEEKRARDLAEQLKRNFDNVYVAIVETQTQRYHRVRIGPFDTREAALPAAERLSQLGFNVLVTNR from the coding sequence ATGGCCTTCCTTCTCGTCCCTCTCGCATGCCTCCTGGCCTGCGTACCGAAACAGCGCGTAGCCATCGGGCCGAGGCCCATCGCCCCTTTTGAGGGGCAGGAGGTCAGGAGGGAACCCCCCAAAGAGGAAAAGGCACCTGAAGTCCAAATCGAGCGGCCGGCCAGGATCGAACGCCGGGAGAGCCTGAACGTCCAGTACGGCATCGCCTCCTGGTATGGAGGGGAATTCCACGGCAGGCCGACCTCCAGCGGCGAAGTCTACGACATGTTTCAGCTCACCTGCGCCCACAACACCCTTCCCCTGGGGACGATGGTGATGGTGACCAACCTCGAAAACGGAAGATCCGTGGAGCTGCGGGTCAACGATCGCGGTCCTTTCGTGAAGGAGCGAATCCTCGACGTCTCCTATGCAGCGGCAAGGATCCTCGGGATGTGGGCAAAGGGCACGGCCTATGTAAAGGTGGAGTGGGTCGGACCGGGCCTCGAGGAGCTTATCGAGCGTTTCCACGTTCAGGTCGGCTCCTTCATCGAGGAGAAGAGGGCCCGGGACCTGGCCGAACAGTTAAAAAGGAATTTCGATAATGTTTATGTGGCGATCGTCGAGACCCAGACCCAGCGATACCACCGGGTGAGGATCGGGCCCTTCGACACGAGAGAGGCAGCCCTTCCCGCAGCCGAGAGGCTATCCCAGTTGGGATTCAACGTCCTGGTCACGAACCGATGA
- a CDS encoding peptide-binding protein gives MKIKTLLAIPPLLFLLLIGVNLLFVTHRPPQRVNQLIMSSIGDASFLNPILAQDSASSEINSLVFNGLIKYDRNLEKFVGVLAESWKVEEGQEPRITFFLRKGVRWHDGKEFTAHDVKFTYDKIMDEKTNTVRRSDYELVKKAEVLDPHTFRVTYKEPFSPGLGTWSMGIIPKHLLEKEDINTTAFNRRPIGTGPFRFVEWVTDEKIVVEANPDYFEGRPGLDRIIYRIIPETSLSEMELLTKGIDYYGVLPHQYRRMKEVDFLKIYSQPVFSYTYLGYNLRNPLFQDRRVRQAFTHAINREELVQYVLYGFGSVISGPFPSHLWYYNPNVKPLPYDPAKAKKLLAEAGWRDTDGDGILDREGRPFRFKLITNSGNEIRKDVGVLVQRQLRELGVDVTFEVYEWSIFLKNFINARHFDACILGWALSPDPDDYMIWHSSQIEKGFNFISYRNPEADRLWEAGRREYDIEKRKAIYWRLHELIAEDQPYTFLYMPQGLSALQRKFFLVERDASGKEIFKEIRLEKAGLMYDLIKWTVPRGIVMEQ, from the coding sequence ATGAAGATCAAAACCCTCCTGGCCATCCCTCCACTGCTCTTTCTGCTTTTGATCGGGGTCAACCTCCTCTTCGTCACCCACCGGCCTCCCCAGAGGGTCAACCAGCTCATCATGAGCTCCATCGGCGATGCCTCCTTTCTCAACCCGATCCTGGCCCAGGATTCTGCCTCGAGCGAGATCAACTCCCTCGTCTTCAACGGCCTCATCAAATATGACCGGAATCTTGAGAAATTCGTCGGGGTACTGGCCGAATCCTGGAAGGTGGAGGAAGGCCAGGAGCCGAGGATCACCTTCTTCCTCCGAAAGGGGGTTCGCTGGCACGACGGAAAAGAGTTCACGGCCCACGACGTAAAATTCACCTACGACAAGATCATGGACGAGAAGACGAACACGGTCCGCCGAAGCGACTACGAACTGGTCAAGAAGGCGGAGGTCCTGGACCCTCATACCTTTCGAGTAACCTACAAAGAGCCCTTCTCCCCCGGGCTTGGGACCTGGTCGATGGGCATCATTCCGAAGCACCTCCTCGAGAAGGAGGACATCAACACGACCGCCTTCAACCGGAGGCCCATCGGAACCGGCCCCTTTCGGTTCGTGGAGTGGGTGACCGATGAGAAGATCGTGGTCGAGGCCAATCCGGACTACTTCGAAGGAAGGCCGGGACTGGACAGGATCATCTACCGGATCATTCCCGAGACGTCCCTGAGCGAGATGGAGCTTCTCACCAAGGGGATCGACTACTACGGCGTCCTTCCCCACCAGTACCGGAGGATGAAGGAGGTGGACTTCCTCAAGATCTATTCCCAGCCGGTCTTCAGCTATACCTACCTCGGCTACAACTTGAGGAACCCCCTCTTCCAGGACAGGCGGGTCAGGCAGGCCTTCACCCATGCGATCAACCGGGAGGAGCTCGTCCAATACGTCCTCTACGGATTTGGATCGGTCATCAGCGGCCCCTTCCCCAGCCATCTCTGGTACTACAACCCGAACGTAAAGCCCCTTCCTTACGATCCCGCAAAGGCCAAAAAACTTCTTGCCGAGGCCGGCTGGAGGGATACCGATGGAGACGGCATCCTCGACCGGGAGGGCAGGCCCTTTCGATTCAAATTGATCACCAACAGCGGAAACGAGATCCGAAAGGATGTGGGCGTGCTTGTCCAAAGGCAGCTCCGGGAGCTCGGTGTGGACGTCACCTTCGAGGTCTACGAGTGGAGCATCTTCCTCAAGAACTTCATCAACGCCAGGCACTTCGACGCCTGCATCCTCGGTTGGGCCCTCTCCCCGGACCCCGATGACTATATGATCTGGCACTCGAGCCAGATCGAGAAAGGGTTCAACTTCATCTCCTACCGCAACCCTGAGGCCGACAGGCTCTGGGAGGCGGGAAGGAGGGAGTACGATATCGAAAAGCGAAAGGCCATCTACTGGCGACTCCACGAATTGATCGCCGAGGACCAGCCCTATACCTTTCTCTACATGCCCCAGGGCCTCTCCGCCCTCCAGAGGAAGTTCTTCCTGGTCGAGAGGGACGCCTCCGGAAAGGAGATTTTCAAGGAGATCCGGCTGGAGAAGGCCGGCCTGATGTACGACCTCATCAAGTGGACGGTCCCGAGGGGGATCGTGATGGAGCAGTAG
- a CDS encoding ABC transporter ATP-binding protein, producing the protein MGAPLLNVRSLTTRFYTEDGVVRAVEDVSFEIYPAEVLCVVGESGCGKSVTGLTLLRLIPIPPGRIESGEIWFEGRDLLSLDEKEMERVRGNEISMIFQEPMTSLNPVFTIGNQITEVLKLHQGLDKREARRRAVEMLDRVRIPSPEVRIDAYPHQLSGGMRQRAMIAMALSCQPKLLIADEPTTALDVTIQAQVLRLLKEIQREMGMAVMLITHDLGVVSEVADRVAVMYAGRIVESGPIEAIFGRMRHPYTKGLLESIPRLEEKKRRLNAIPGQVPNPLDLPSGCKFHPRCYLAIEACKIEEPPLLKVEENHYSRCIRWKNCC; encoded by the coding sequence ATGGGAGCCCCTCTTTTGAACGTCCGCTCCCTGACCACTCGGTTCTATACGGAGGACGGGGTGGTGAGGGCGGTCGAGGATGTCAGTTTCGAGATCTACCCGGCAGAGGTCCTCTGCGTCGTGGGCGAATCGGGATGCGGAAAGAGCGTGACCGGCCTCACCCTCCTGAGGCTCATTCCCATCCCTCCGGGGAGGATCGAGAGCGGAGAGATCTGGTTCGAAGGAAGAGACCTGCTGAGCCTCGACGAGAAGGAGATGGAGAGGGTGAGGGGAAACGAGATCTCCATGATCTTCCAGGAGCCCATGACCTCGCTCAACCCTGTCTTCACCATCGGAAACCAGATCACCGAGGTCCTCAAACTCCATCAGGGCCTCGATAAGAGGGAGGCAAGAAGGAGGGCCGTCGAGATGCTCGATCGGGTGAGGATCCCCTCGCCCGAGGTGAGGATAGACGCCTATCCCCATCAGCTGAGCGGCGGCATGAGACAGCGGGCCATGATCGCCATGGCCCTCTCCTGCCAGCCCAAGCTTCTCATTGCCGATGAGCCGACCACCGCCCTCGATGTGACGATCCAGGCCCAGGTCCTGAGGCTTTTGAAGGAGATCCAGAGGGAGATGGGCATGGCCGTGATGCTCATCACCCACGACCTCGGCGTCGTCTCTGAGGTGGCCGATCGGGTGGCGGTGATGTATGCGGGAAGGATCGTGGAGTCCGGCCCGATCGAGGCCATCTTCGGACGGATGCGACATCCTTATACCAAAGGGCTTTTAGAGTCGATCCCGAGGCTCGAGGAGAAAAAGAGGAGGCTCAATGCCATCCCTGGCCAGGTGCCAAACCCTTTGGACCTCCCCTCGGGCTGTAAATTCCACCCGAGATGCTATCTGGCGATCGAGGCCTGCAAGATCGAGGAACCCCCTCTCCTCAAGGTCGAGGAGAACCATTACAGCCGTTGTATCCGGTGGAAAAACTGTTGTTGA
- the radC gene encoding DNA repair protein RadC: protein MSESPYKISKWPERERPRERLLQQGPQHLTEAELLGILIGKGTRRKTAIDLARELLDRYGSLDNLFTRSPSELMKVKGIGAAKAATLFAAFQLVRRVQSERKTERPTFKRSADVRDHYLPLLRDLRKEVFKVLLLNRANRLIKEVTISEGTLDASLVHPREVFREALLESAAGVILLHNHPSGNPTPSEEDLRITRQLVEAGRLMGIKVYDHVILAGDDYRSLADEGLI, encoded by the coding sequence ATGTCCGAATCCCCCTATAAGATTTCGAAATGGCCGGAGAGGGAGAGGCCGAGAGAGCGGCTCCTTCAGCAGGGCCCCCAGCACCTGACCGAGGCCGAACTCCTCGGGATCCTCATCGGAAAGGGGACAAGGAGGAAGACGGCCATCGATCTGGCCAGGGAACTCCTCGACCGCTATGGGTCGCTCGATAACCTCTTCACCCGCTCCCCCTCTGAATTGATGAAGGTGAAAGGGATCGGAGCGGCCAAGGCCGCCACCCTCTTTGCCGCCTTTCAGCTGGTGAGGCGTGTCCAGTCCGAAAGGAAGACCGAGCGGCCCACCTTCAAACGCTCCGCCGACGTGAGGGACCACTACCTTCCCCTGTTGCGCGATCTCCGAAAGGAGGTCTTCAAGGTCCTCCTCCTCAACCGTGCCAACCGTTTGATCAAAGAGGTCACCATCTCCGAGGGGACGCTCGATGCGAGCCTCGTCCATCCGAGAGAGGTCTTCCGGGAGGCCCTGCTCGAGTCTGCGGCCGGGGTCATCCTCCTCCACAATCATCCGAGCGGAAATCCCACCCCGAGCGAGGAAGACCTCCGGATCACCCGGCAGTTAGTCGAGGCGGGACGGCTCATGGGGATCAAGGTCTACGACCACGTCATCCTCGCCGGAGACGACTACCGCAGCCTGGCAGACGAAGGATTGATTTGA
- the tatB gene encoding Sec-independent protein translocase protein TatB, giving the protein MFNIGLPELLIIGAIALIVFGPNKLPELARAFGRAMREFKKATDEVRESFEAETRDLEEIKRTIADENLLGDLSRELSSL; this is encoded by the coding sequence ATGTTCAATATAGGGCTTCCTGAGCTTCTGATCATCGGGGCGATCGCCCTGATCGTCTTTGGGCCGAATAAACTGCCGGAGCTTGCCAGGGCCTTCGGCAGGGCGATGCGGGAATTCAAGAAGGCCACCGACGAGGTGAGGGAGAGCTTCGAGGCGGAGACCAGGGATTTAGAGGAGATCAAGAGGACGATCGCGGATGAGAACCTCCTGGGGGATCTGAGCCGGGAATTATCGAGCCTC
- a CDS encoding lytic transglycosylase domain-containing protein has translation MGSYGLGGGKRRLAFRIFLVFIMTGFFIHLSDPYAITQSRKEVIEEIGRVLERYSTDIDEKTRMQLAEAIYEESIRYNHDPKFILALIAIESSFKNRSVSEKGAMGLMQLMPYVAESIARELGIEWKGESTLFNPLLNLRMGIHYLSQLINHFEDLRIALVAYNYGPTYVKGLIDKRQKLPEDFYRKVFITYHTL, from the coding sequence ATGGGGTCTTACGGACTTGGGGGAGGAAAGAGGAGGTTAGCCTTCAGGATTTTCCTCGTCTTCATCATGACCGGCTTCTTCATCCATCTCTCCGACCCCTATGCCATCACCCAGAGCAGGAAAGAGGTGATAGAGGAGATCGGAAGGGTTTTGGAGAGGTATTCCACGGATATCGATGAGAAGACTCGGATGCAACTGGCCGAGGCCATTTATGAGGAGTCGATCCGATATAACCATGACCCGAAGTTCATCCTGGCCCTCATCGCCATCGAAAGCTCTTTTAAGAACAGATCGGTCTCCGAAAAGGGAGCCATGGGGCTGATGCAGCTGATGCCCTACGTGGCTGAATCGATTGCCCGGGAGCTCGGGATCGAATGGAAGGGAGAATCGACCCTGTTCAATCCCCTCCTTAATTTAAGGATGGGCATCCATTACCTATCTCAGCTCATCAACCACTTCGAGGACCTCCGGATCGCCCTGGTCGCCTATAACTACGGTCCGACCTATGTAAAGGGTCTGATCGATAAAAGGCAGAAACTCCCCGAAGACTTTTACAGGAAGGTGTTCATCACCTACCACACCCTCTGA
- the tatC gene encoding twin-arginine translocase subunit TatC, with product MDDQKLPLTAHLQELRKRLILSFISIGVGFVICYAFSQTLFDILSRPLLKVMPPGGSLVFTSVAEAFFTYMKVAFVAGLMLASPFVLYQIWAFVAPGLYRHEKQYVIPFVTAGSFFFVLGILFAYFVAIPVGFKFLLGYATDFIKPMPSMKEYLSFSLKFILAFGLVFQFPVVLVLLARIGVVDARSMARHRKYAILLIFIFAAVLTPPDILSQLLMAIPLMGLYELSILLSKVFGKKRSPPEAEKGD from the coding sequence ATGGATGACCAGAAACTCCCCCTCACCGCTCATCTTCAGGAGCTCCGAAAACGTCTCATCCTCTCCTTCATCTCCATCGGCGTTGGATTCGTCATCTGTTACGCCTTCTCCCAGACCCTCTTCGACATCCTCTCCCGCCCCCTCCTGAAGGTGATGCCTCCTGGAGGGAGCCTCGTCTTCACGAGCGTGGCGGAGGCCTTCTTCACCTACATGAAGGTCGCCTTTGTCGCCGGCCTCATGCTGGCCTCCCCTTTCGTCCTCTACCAGATCTGGGCCTTCGTGGCCCCCGGCCTCTACCGCCACGAAAAGCAGTACGTGATCCCCTTTGTCACGGCAGGCTCTTTCTTTTTCGTCCTGGGAATCCTCTTTGCCTACTTCGTCGCCATTCCCGTGGGGTTCAAATTCCTCCTGGGCTATGCCACGGACTTCATCAAGCCGATGCCGAGCATGAAGGAGTACCTCTCCTTCAGCCTCAAGTTTATCCTGGCCTTTGGGCTCGTCTTTCAATTTCCTGTCGTCCTCGTCTTGCTGGCGCGAATCGGGGTGGTCGATGCGAGGAGCATGGCCAGGCACAGAAAGTATGCGATCCTCCTGATCTTTATCTTTGCGGCCGTGCTCACCCCGCCGGACATCCTCTCGCAACTTCTCATGGCCATCCCATTGATGGGGCTTTACGAACTGAGCATCCTCCTCTCGAAGGTCTTCGGAAAGAAGCGGAGCCCCCCCGAGGCGGAGAAGGGGGATTGA
- a CDS encoding radical SAM protein, with product MASFRPAYLQLYERGELKNRIDLLMEHLKECRLCPRQCRVNRSEGEIGYCRAPSELMVSSAFPHFGEEPPLVGYHGSGTIFLTHCNLRCVFCQNHDISHGGMGERISTTQLARAMRRLQEIGCHNINFVTPTHYAPQIVASLPEAIELGVRLPIVYNCSGYESLEVIQLLEGIVDIYMPDAKYMDEKQSHRYSNAPDYPEVLKKVLKEMHRQVGDLKLNESGIAERGLLIRHLVMPNGVASSEAVLKFIAEEISVDSYVNIMAQYRPEYRAFDYPEISRRISQKEFTEAIQIARRLKLYRGF from the coding sequence ATGGCTTCCTTTCGACCCGCTTACCTCCAACTTTATGAACGCGGAGAGCTTAAGAATCGGATCGATCTCCTCATGGAGCACCTTAAGGAGTGCAGGCTCTGCCCGAGGCAGTGCCGGGTCAACCGGTCGGAGGGCGAGATAGGTTATTGCAGGGCCCCATCGGAGTTGATGGTCTCGAGCGCCTTCCCCCACTTCGGCGAAGAGCCGCCCCTGGTCGGATACCATGGATCGGGGACGATCTTCCTCACCCACTGCAACCTCCGGTGCGTCTTCTGCCAGAATCACGACATCAGCCACGGAGGCATGGGAGAGAGGATCTCCACCACCCAGTTGGCCAGGGCGATGAGGAGGCTCCAGGAGATCGGCTGCCACAACATCAACTTCGTGACCCCGACCCATTATGCCCCCCAGATCGTGGCCTCCCTTCCCGAGGCGATCGAACTGGGCGTGAGGCTTCCCATCGTCTATAACTGCTCCGGGTACGAGTCCCTGGAGGTGATCCAGCTTCTGGAGGGGATCGTCGACATCTACATGCCCGATGCGAAATATATGGACGAGAAACAGAGCCATCGATACTCCAATGCTCCGGATTACCCGGAGGTCCTGAAAAAGGTTCTCAAAGAGATGCACCGCCAGGTGGGCGACCTAAAGCTCAACGAATCAGGCATTGCCGAAAGGGGCCTTCTCATCCGTCACCTCGTCATGCCCAACGGAGTGGCCTCCTCGGAAGCGGTTCTGAAGTTCATCGCCGAGGAGATCTCGGTCGACTCCTATGTGAACATCATGGCCCAATACCGGCCCGAATACAGGGCCTTCGACTATCCCGAAATCAGCCGCAGGATCTCCCAAAAGGAGTTTACCGAGGCGATCCAGATCGCCAGACGACTCAAACTCTATCGGGGTTTTTAG
- a CDS encoding ABC transporter permease, translating to MGYQTRTLWRYFKRNRLALGGLFVILLVFFVAGTAAWIAPYDPGKTDVSLKLKPPSLSHPLGTDQLGRDVLSRMLYGSRISLSVGFVAVAISLFIGILVGAVAGYYGGWIDSLLMRFVDIMLCFPTFFLILTVVALLGPSIFNIMLVIGITSWMGTSRFVRAEFLSLRERDYVQAAKALGVKDRRIIFRHILPNGLAPVFVTATLDVATAILVEAGLSFLGFGVQPPAPSWGNILTEGRTYIFDAWWLTLFPGLAILITVLSFNLFGEGLRDALDPRLRGSR from the coding sequence GTGGGCTATCAGACGAGGACCCTCTGGAGGTATTTCAAACGGAACCGGCTGGCCCTCGGGGGCCTCTTCGTCATCCTCCTCGTCTTCTTCGTTGCGGGAACGGCGGCCTGGATCGCGCCCTACGATCCTGGAAAGACCGATGTCTCCCTCAAGCTGAAGCCTCCCTCCCTGAGCCATCCCCTGGGAACGGACCAGTTGGGAAGGGACGTCCTGAGCCGAATGCTCTATGGATCGCGCATCTCCCTCTCCGTCGGTTTTGTGGCGGTCGCCATCTCCCTCTTCATCGGCATCCTCGTGGGCGCGGTGGCAGGATATTACGGCGGGTGGATCGACTCCCTTCTGATGCGCTTCGTCGACATCATGCTCTGCTTTCCCACCTTCTTCCTCATCCTCACGGTCGTCGCCCTCCTTGGCCCGAGCATCTTCAACATCATGCTCGTCATCGGCATCACCTCCTGGATGGGGACCTCCAGGTTCGTCAGGGCCGAATTCCTCTCCCTGAGGGAGAGGGACTACGTCCAGGCCGCAAAGGCGCTCGGCGTCAAGGACAGGAGGATCATCTTCAGGCACATCCTTCCCAATGGCCTGGCCCCGGTCTTCGTCACGGCCACCCTCGATGTGGCCACGGCCATCCTCGTGGAGGCGGGCTTGAGTTTCCTCGGCTTCGGGGTTCAACCCCCTGCCCCGAGCTGGGGAAATATCCTGACCGAGGGCAGGACCTATATCTTCGATGCCTGGTGGTTGACCCTCTTTCCCGGGCTGGCCATCCTCATCACGGTCCTCTCGTTCAACCTCTTCGGTGAAGGCTTGAGGGATGCCCTCGATCCGCGGCTGAGGGGCTCGAGATAG
- a CDS encoding ATP-grasp domain-containing protein yields the protein MRALVTDGHFRKTLAVVRSLGRRGVDVTVGERTFLNTSFFSRYCSKRIVYPSPRLRPDQFIDFLLKELKRTRYECLFPMEEETLLLVARYRSEISKHTYLLIPELEKLEFVRDKAKLIRFAEARGIPVPKTFGSPSELSLGPLAKGDGYVIKPRISSGSFGIAYVEREEDLLPSYQRVHQRYPSPLIQEYIPDGGGTFGFSALFDEASDVKAAFVHKKLRMYPVRGGPSTLREGVEHPEIMELGLSLLRALKWVGVAMAEFKVDPRDGLPKLMEVNPRFWGSLQLAIFSEVDFPYLMLRLALGERFDPVLRYPVGRRGRWLLFGDLLHFFNNPDRFRLDPPFFRLFDRNTCDDILSREDPLPILGAALTFFTFLYDPEMKRFLERR from the coding sequence ATGAGGGCGCTGGTCACCGATGGCCATTTCAGAAAGACACTCGCCGTAGTCCGTTCTCTGGGCCGAAGAGGGGTCGATGTGACCGTGGGAGAGAGGACCTTTCTCAACACCTCTTTCTTCTCAAGATATTGTTCGAAGAGGATCGTCTACCCTTCGCCCCGCCTGAGGCCCGACCAATTTATCGATTTCCTCCTTAAGGAGCTGAAAAGAACCCGTTATGAGTGCCTCTTTCCGATGGAAGAGGAGACCCTCCTCCTCGTCGCCCGATACCGATCGGAGATCTCAAAGCACACCTATCTTCTCATCCCGGAGCTGGAGAAGCTCGAATTCGTCAGGGACAAGGCAAAGCTGATCCGGTTTGCAGAGGCCAGGGGCATTCCGGTGCCGAAGACCTTTGGATCCCCTTCGGAGCTCTCCCTGGGGCCTCTGGCCAAAGGGGATGGCTACGTAATCAAACCCAGGATCAGCTCGGGCTCCTTCGGGATCGCCTATGTCGAAAGGGAGGAAGATCTCCTCCCGTCTTATCAAAGGGTCCATCAACGTTATCCCTCTCCCCTGATTCAGGAGTACATCCCGGATGGAGGAGGGACCTTCGGATTTTCGGCCCTTTTCGATGAGGCCTCCGACGTGAAGGCGGCCTTCGTCCATAAAAAGTTGAGGATGTATCCGGTCCGGGGAGGCCCGAGCACGCTCAGGGAGGGGGTCGAACATCCCGAGATCATGGAGCTCGGCCTCTCGCTCCTCAGGGCCCTTAAATGGGTGGGGGTCGCCATGGCGGAGTTCAAGGTCGATCCGAGAGACGGCCTTCCTAAATTGATGGAGGTCAACCCGAGGTTCTGGGGGTCGCTTCAGCTGGCCATCTTCTCTGAGGTCGATTTCCCCTATCTCATGTTGAGGCTGGCCCTGGGAGAGCGGTTCGACCCGGTCCTTCGCTACCCGGTCGGAAGGAGAGGCCGGTGGCTCCTCTTCGGAGACCTCCTCCACTTCTTCAACAACCCAGACCGATTCCGGCTCGACCCCCCTTTTTTCCGTCTCTTCGATCGAAACACCTGCGATGACATCCTCTCCAGAGAAGACCCCCTACCGATCCTCGGCGCGGCCTTGACCTTCTTCACCTTCCTCTACGACCCTGAGATGAAGCGATTCCTCGAACGGCGCTGA